The Neovison vison isolate M4711 chromosome 5, ASM_NN_V1, whole genome shotgun sequence genome includes a region encoding these proteins:
- the MSL1 gene encoding male-specific lethal 1 homolog isoform X2 — translation MTMRSAVFKAAAAPAGGNPEQRLDYERAAALGGPEDEPGAAEAHFLPRHRKLKEPGPPLASSQGGSPAPSPAGCGGKGRGLLLPAGAAPGQQEESWGGSVPLPCPPPATKQAGIGGEPAAAGAGCSPRPKYQAVLPIQTGSLVAAAKEPTPWAGDKGGAAPPAATASDPAGPPPLPLPGPPPLAPTATAGTLAASEGRWKSMRKSPLGGGGGSGASSQAACLKQILLLQLDLIEQQQQQLQAKEKEIEELKSERDTLLARIERMERRMQLVKKDNEKERHKLFQGYETEEREETELSEKIKLECQPELSETSQTLPPKPFSCGRSGKGHKRKSPFGSTERKIPVKKLAPEFSKVKTKTPKHSPIKEEPCGSLSETVCKRELRSQETPEKPRSSVDTPPRLSTPQKGPSTHPKEKAFSSEIEDLPYLSTTEMYLCRWHQPPPSPLPLRESSPKKEETVAIPSWRDHSVEPLRDPNPSDLLENLDDSVFSKRHAKLELDEKRRKRWDIQRIREQRILQRLQLRMYKKKGIQESEPEVTSFFPEPDDVESLMITPFLPVVAFGRPLPKLTPQNFELPWLDERSRCRLEIQKKQTPHRTCRK, via the exons ATGACCATGAGATCCGCAGTGTTCAAGGCGGCCGCGGCCCCTGCCGGCGGCAACCCTGAGCAGCGACTGGACTACGAGCGGGCTGCGGCGCTGGGCGGGCCCGAGGACGAGCCCGGGGCGGCCGAAGCCCACTTCCTCCCCCGGCACCGTAAGCTCAAGGAGCCGGGGCCCCCGCTGGCCTCCTCCCAGGGCGGGAGCCCCGCGCCCTCCCCGGCCGGCTGCGGCGGCAAGGGCCGGGGCTTGTTACTCCCGGCCGGGGCGGCCCCCGGGCAGCAGGAAGAGAGCTGGGGCGGCTCGGTGCCCTTGCCCTGTCCGCCCCCGGCCACCAAACAAGCCGGCATTGGGGGGGAGCCAGCGGCCGCGGGAGCCGGCTGCAGTCCCCGACCTAAGTATCAGGCGGTGCTGCCCATTCAGACGGGCTCTCTCGTGGCGGCGGCCAAAGAGCCTACGCCCTGGGCTGGGGACAAGGGTGGGGCGGCTCCCCCAGCTGCCACCGCCTCGGACCCGGCGGGACCCCCACCACTACCTCTGCCGGGGCCGCCACCCCTCGCGCCCACCGCCACCGCCGGGACCCTGGCGGCCAGCGAGGGCAGATGGAAGAGTATGAGGAAGAGCCCTCTCGGGGGTGGCGGCGGCTCGGGAGCCTCCAGTCAGGCCGCCTGCCTCAAACAGATTCTTCTGCTGCAATTGGACCTCATcgaacagcagcagcagcagctgcaggCCAAGGAAAAGGAGATCGAGGAGctgaagtcagagagagacacg CTCCTTGCTCGGATTGAACGTATGGAAAGGCGGATGCAGCTGGTAAAGAAGGATAACGAGAAAGAAAGGCACAAGCTGTTTCAGGGCTATGAAactgaagagagagaggaaacggAGCTATCCGAGAAAATTAAACTGGAGTGCCAGCCGGAGCTTTCCGAGACATCCCAGACTCTGCCTCCCAAGCCTTTCTCTTGTGGGCGGAGTGGAAAGGGACACAAAAG GAAATCCCCATTTGGaagtacagaaagaaagattCCTGTTAAAAAGCTGGCTCCTGAATTTtcaaaagtcaaaacaaaaactCCTAAGCACTCTCCCATTAAAGAGGAACCCTGTGGTTCCTTATCTGAAACTGTTTGTAAACGTGAATTGAGGAGCCAAGAAACTCCAGAAAAGCCCCGGTCTTCAGTGGACACCCCGCCAAGACTCTCCACTCCCCAGAAGGGACCCAGCACCCATCCCAAGGAGAAAGCCTTCTCAAGTGAGATAGAAGATTTGCCGTACCTTTCCACCACAGAAATGTATTTGTGTCGTTGGCACCAGCCTCCCCCATCACCGTTACCATTACGGGAATCCTCTCCAAAGAAGGAGGAGACTGTAGCAA ttccttcTTGGAGGGACCACTCAGTAGAGCCTCTAAGGGACCCAAATCCTTCAGACCTTTTGGAG AACCTGGATGACAGTGTGTTTTCGAAGCGGCATGCAAAACTGGAGCTGgatgagaagagaaggaaaag ATGGGATATTCAGAGGATCAGGGAACAAAGAATTTTACAACGACTGCAGCTcagaatgtataaaaagaaaggaattcaggAATCTGAGCCTGAGGTTACCTCATTTTTCCCTGAGCCAGATGACG TTGAAAGTTTGATGATTACCCCCTTCTTGCCTGTTGTAGCATTTGGACGACCATTACCCAAATTAACTCCACA GAATTTTGAGCTGCCCTGGTTGGATGAGCGTAGCCGATGCAGGTTGGAGATCCAGAAGAAGCAAACACCTCACCGGACGTGTAGGAAATAG
- the MSL1 gene encoding male-specific lethal 1 homolog isoform X1: MTMRSAVFKAAAAPAGGNPEQRLDYERAAALGGPEDEPGAAEAHFLPRHRKLKEPGPPLASSQGGSPAPSPAGCGGKGRGLLLPAGAAPGQQEESWGGSVPLPCPPPATKQAGIGGEPAAAGAGCSPRPKYQAVLPIQTGSLVAAAKEPTPWAGDKGGAAPPAATASDPAGPPPLPLPGPPPLAPTATAGTLAASEGRWKSMRKSPLGGGGGSGASSQAACLKQILLLQLDLIEQQQQQLQAKEKEIEELKSERDTLLARIERMERRMQLVKKDNEKERHKLFQGYETEEREETELSEKIKLECQPELSETSQTLPPKPFSCGRSGKGHKRKSPFGSTERKIPVKKLAPEFSKVKTKTPKHSPIKEEPCGSLSETVCKRELRSQETPEKPRSSVDTPPRLSTPQKGPSTHPKEKAFSSEIEDLPYLSTTEMYLCRWHQPPPSPLPLRESSPKKEETVARCLMPSSVAGETSVLAVPSWRDHSVEPLRDPNPSDLLENLDDSVFSKRHAKLELDEKRRKRWDIQRIREQRILQRLQLRMYKKKGIQESEPEVTSFFPEPDDVESLMITPFLPVVAFGRPLPKLTPQNFELPWLDERSRCRLEIQKKQTPHRTCRK; the protein is encoded by the exons ATGACCATGAGATCCGCAGTGTTCAAGGCGGCCGCGGCCCCTGCCGGCGGCAACCCTGAGCAGCGACTGGACTACGAGCGGGCTGCGGCGCTGGGCGGGCCCGAGGACGAGCCCGGGGCGGCCGAAGCCCACTTCCTCCCCCGGCACCGTAAGCTCAAGGAGCCGGGGCCCCCGCTGGCCTCCTCCCAGGGCGGGAGCCCCGCGCCCTCCCCGGCCGGCTGCGGCGGCAAGGGCCGGGGCTTGTTACTCCCGGCCGGGGCGGCCCCCGGGCAGCAGGAAGAGAGCTGGGGCGGCTCGGTGCCCTTGCCCTGTCCGCCCCCGGCCACCAAACAAGCCGGCATTGGGGGGGAGCCAGCGGCCGCGGGAGCCGGCTGCAGTCCCCGACCTAAGTATCAGGCGGTGCTGCCCATTCAGACGGGCTCTCTCGTGGCGGCGGCCAAAGAGCCTACGCCCTGGGCTGGGGACAAGGGTGGGGCGGCTCCCCCAGCTGCCACCGCCTCGGACCCGGCGGGACCCCCACCACTACCTCTGCCGGGGCCGCCACCCCTCGCGCCCACCGCCACCGCCGGGACCCTGGCGGCCAGCGAGGGCAGATGGAAGAGTATGAGGAAGAGCCCTCTCGGGGGTGGCGGCGGCTCGGGAGCCTCCAGTCAGGCCGCCTGCCTCAAACAGATTCTTCTGCTGCAATTGGACCTCATcgaacagcagcagcagcagctgcaggCCAAGGAAAAGGAGATCGAGGAGctgaagtcagagagagacacg CTCCTTGCTCGGATTGAACGTATGGAAAGGCGGATGCAGCTGGTAAAGAAGGATAACGAGAAAGAAAGGCACAAGCTGTTTCAGGGCTATGAAactgaagagagagaggaaacggAGCTATCCGAGAAAATTAAACTGGAGTGCCAGCCGGAGCTTTCCGAGACATCCCAGACTCTGCCTCCCAAGCCTTTCTCTTGTGGGCGGAGTGGAAAGGGACACAAAAG GAAATCCCCATTTGGaagtacagaaagaaagattCCTGTTAAAAAGCTGGCTCCTGAATTTtcaaaagtcaaaacaaaaactCCTAAGCACTCTCCCATTAAAGAGGAACCCTGTGGTTCCTTATCTGAAACTGTTTGTAAACGTGAATTGAGGAGCCAAGAAACTCCAGAAAAGCCCCGGTCTTCAGTGGACACCCCGCCAAGACTCTCCACTCCCCAGAAGGGACCCAGCACCCATCCCAAGGAGAAAGCCTTCTCAAGTGAGATAGAAGATTTGCCGTACCTTTCCACCACAGAAATGTATTTGTGTCGTTGGCACCAGCCTCCCCCATCACCGTTACCATTACGGGAATCCTCTCCAAAGAAGGAGGAGACTGTAGCAA GGTGTCTGATGCCATCAAGTGTTGCAGGAGAAACTTCAGTCTTGGCTG ttccttcTTGGAGGGACCACTCAGTAGAGCCTCTAAGGGACCCAAATCCTTCAGACCTTTTGGAG AACCTGGATGACAGTGTGTTTTCGAAGCGGCATGCAAAACTGGAGCTGgatgagaagagaaggaaaag ATGGGATATTCAGAGGATCAGGGAACAAAGAATTTTACAACGACTGCAGCTcagaatgtataaaaagaaaggaattcaggAATCTGAGCCTGAGGTTACCTCATTTTTCCCTGAGCCAGATGACG TTGAAAGTTTGATGATTACCCCCTTCTTGCCTGTTGTAGCATTTGGACGACCATTACCCAAATTAACTCCACA GAATTTTGAGCTGCCCTGGTTGGATGAGCGTAGCCGATGCAGGTTGGAGATCCAGAAGAAGCAAACACCTCACCGGACGTGTAGGAAATAG